A section of the Eublepharis macularius isolate TG4126 chromosome 1, MPM_Emac_v1.0, whole genome shotgun sequence genome encodes:
- the TAAR2 gene encoding trace amine-associated receptor 2, whose amino-acid sequence MMAFLNSSEDVIDCSQFANGSCPESFTSASVRRVMYISISGIIIITVFGNLAIIISISYFKQLHSPTNFLTLSMAVTDFLLGFFIMPYSMIRTVENCWYFGITFCKVHYSFDLMLCLVSIFHLCSIAVDRFYAICYPLHYTCKITVPMVRQLIVLCWLAPAIFAFGVVFSEAYASGIEGYATLVACSSSCPVMFNKLWGTVLFSFGFFIPGCAMIAIYAKIFDVSKQHLKAMKSKPKSSCEDKQNQFSTSKDRKAAKTLSIVMGVFLLCWFPCFFVILIDPFIGFSTPAMLFDVLTWFGYFNSTCNPLIYGFFYPWFQKALRYILLGKIFHQHFCTVNLFSENQ is encoded by the coding sequence ATGATGGCTTTCCTTAACTCTTCCGAAGATGTCATTGATTGCTCTCAGTTTGCAAATGGATCTTGTCCTGAAAGCTTCACTTCAGCTAGTGTTCGAAGAGTTATGTACATATCCATCAGtggaatcatcatcatcacagtGTTTGGGAATTTAGCCATCATAATTTCCATCTCCTATTTCAAACAGTTGCACTCCCCAACTAACTTCCTCACTCTCTCCATGGCAGTCACAGATTTCCTCTTGGGCTTTTTCATAATGCCCTACAGCATGATCCGGACTGTAGAAAACTGCTGGTACTTTGGGATCACCTTCTGCAAAGTCCACTACAGCTTTGACCTGATGCTGTGTTTGGTTTCCATCTTTCACCTGTGCTCCATTGCAGTTGATCGTTTCTATGCCATTTGTTATCCTCTGCATTACACATGCAAAATCACTGTGCCTATGGTTAGGCAATTGATTGTCCTTTGCTGGTTGGCACCAGCCATTTTTGCTTTTGGAGTGGttttctcagaagcctatgcttCTGGCATAGAAGGTTATGCAACTCTAGTTGCATGTTCTAGTTCCTGCCCAGTTATGTTTAATAAACTGTGGGGAACAGTTCTATTCTCGTTTGGCTTCTTTATCCCTGGCTGTGCAATGATTGCAATTTATGCAAAAATTTTCGATGTATCCAAGCAGCATCTAAAGGCCATGAAAAGCAAGCCCAAAAGTTCATGTGAGGATAAACAAAACCAATTTTCCACAAGTAAAGACAGGAAAGCTGCCAAAACCTTAAGTATAGTGATGGGGGTTTTTCTCTTATGTTGGTTTCCATGTTTCTTTGTCATTTTAATTGACCCATTTATAGGGTTTTCAACCCCTGCAATGTTATTTGATGTTTTAACATGGTTTGGCTACTTTAACTCCACCTGCAACCCATTAATATATGGCTTTTTCTACCCATGGTTTCAAAAAGCACTTAGGTATATCCTCTTAGGCAAGATATTCCATCAACATTTCTGTACTGTTAATCTCTTTTCTGAAAATCAATAA
- the TAAR1 gene encoding trace amine-associated receptor 1 yields the protein MQLCCESINGSCIKSSWSINVRVSMYIFMVCVILATVAGNLTVIISISHFKQLHTPTNFLILSMATVDFLLGCFVMPYSMVRSVENCWYFGDFFCKIHTSIDIMLSTASIFHLSFISIDRYFAVCDPLRYKSKINTCVVFIMIFISWTFSAMFGFGMIFLELNMIGAEEKFYQLIYCVGGCFVFFNETSGVVASLVSFYIPGFVMLCIYGKIYVIAQRQARSIRDAVGQMQIRFEVRHHISPTRERKAAKTLGTVMGVFLICWSPFFFCTATDPFMNYTTPPVLIDAMVWFGYLNSTFNPIVYAYFYLWFRKALKMILLGKVFQQDSSRTRLLMN from the coding sequence ATGCAGTTGTGCTGTGAATCCATAAATGGCTCTTGCATAAAGAGCAGCTGGTCAATTAATGTTCGGGTCTCCATGTATATCTTCATGGTGTGTGTGATCCTGGCTACTGTAGCTGGCAATCTAACCGTGATCATCTCAATATCACACTTCAAGCAGCTTCACACCCCTACTAATTTCCTCATCCTCTCCATGGCCACCGTGGACTTTCTCCTGGGATGTTTTGTCATGCCTTACAGTATGGTGAGATCAGTTGAGAACTGCTGGTATTTTGGAGACTTCTTCTGCAAAATCCACACCAGCATAGACATCATGTTGAGTACAGCTTCAATCTTCCATCTATCATTTATCTCTATTGACCGCTACTTTGCTGTCTGTGATCCACTGAGATACAAATCAAAGATAAATACTTGTGTTGTATTCATTATGATCTTCATAAGTTGGACATTCTCTGCGATGTTTGGCTTTGGGATGATCTTTCTGGAGCTGAACATGATAGGAGCAGAAGAGAAATTCTACCAACTCATCTATTGTGTGGGAGGCTGCTTTGTCTTCTTCAATGAAACTTCAGGGGTGGTGGCCTCACTGGTTTCTTTTTACATCCCTGGATTTGTTATGCTGTGTATCTATGGGAAGATATATGTTATAGCCCAAAGACAGGCCAGATCCATTAGGGATGCTGTGGGCCAAATGCAAATAAGATTTGAAGTGCGGCATCATATTTCACCCACTAGAGAAAGAAAAGCGGCAAAGACTTTAGGTACAGTGATGGGTGTTTTCCTCATCTGCTGGTCCCCATTCTTTTTCTGCACAGCCACTGATCCTTTTATGAATTATACAACACCTCCTGTTCTCATTGACGCAATGGTTTGGTTTGGCTACTTGAACTCAACATTTAACCCGATTGTTTATGCATATTTTTACCTTTGGTTTCGAAAGGCTCTGAAGATGATTTTATTGGGGAAAGTTTTTCAGCAGGATTCATCCAGAACACGGCTGTTGATGAATTGA